From one Humulus lupulus chromosome 8, drHumLupu1.1, whole genome shotgun sequence genomic stretch:
- the LOC133797245 gene encoding glycylpeptide N-tetradecanoyltransferase 1 isoform X1 — translation MGDSNSPPESPKETPEHVSDSNQVAKDDSELENIVRKFQDTMSVSKRHKFWETQPVGQFKDKEDTSLPEGPIEPPTPLPEVKQEPYNLPSQYEWTTCDMDSEETCNEVYVLLKNNYVEDDENMFRFNYSKEFVRWALRPPGFYRSWHIGVRAKASKKLVAFITGVPARIRVRDEVVKMAEINFLCVHKKLRSKRLAPVMIKEVTRRVHLENIWQAAYTAGVVLPTPITTCQYWHRSLNPKKLIDVGFSRLGARMTMSRTVKLYKLPDSSATPGFRKMELRDVPAVTRLLRNYLRQFVVAPDFDEDDVEHWLLPTEGVVDSFLVESPETHEITDFCSFYTLPSSILGNQTYSTLKAAYSYYNVATKTPLLQLMNDALIVAKQKDFDVFNALDVMENDSFLKELKFGPGDGQLHYYLYNYRVKQELKPSELGLVLL, via the coding sequence ATGGGTGATAGCAATTCTCCTCCTGAGTCTCCTAAAGAAACCCCAGAACATGTCTCTGATTCAAACCAAGTTGCTAAAGATGATAGTGAATTGGAAAATATCGTTAGAAAGTTCCAAGACACAATGTCTGTTAGCAAGAGACACAAGTTTTGGGAAACCCAACCTGTTGGGCAATTCAAGGATAAGGAGGATACTAGTTTGCCTGAGGGTCCTATTGAGCCTCCAACACCATTACCTGAGGTCAAACAAGAGCCTTACAATCTGCCTAGTCAATATGAATGGACTACATGTGACATGGACTCCGAAGAGACTTGCAATGAGGTGTATGTTCTTTTGAAGAATAATTACGTTGAGGATGATGAGAACATGTTTAGATTCAACTATTCGAAGGAGTTCGTTAGGTGGGCTTTGCGCCCTCCGGGTTTCTACAGGAGCTGGCACATTGGTGTACGTGCGAAGGCTTCAAAGAAGCTTGTTGCTTTTATTACTGGAGTTCCTGCTAGGATCCGGGTTCGGGATGAGGTTGTAAAAATGGCTGAGATTAACTTCTTGTGTGTTCATAAGAAGCTCAGGTCGAAGAGACTTGCCCCTGTCATGATCAAGGAGGTTACACGGAGGGTTCACTTGGAGAATATATGGCAGGCAGCATACACTGCTGGAGTGGTTCTTCCAACTCCCATAACAACTTGCCAGTACTGGCATAGGTCTCTCAATCCAAAGAAGCTTATTGATGTTGGGTTCTCAAGGCTTGGTGCGAGGATGACCATGAGCCGAACTGTAAAGCTATACAAGTTACCAGATTCTTCAGCTACTCCTGGATTCAGAAAGATGGAACTTCGCGATGTTCCTGCAGTAACCCGGTTGCTTAGAAACTACTTGAGGCAGTTTGTTGTCGCACCggattttgatgaagatgatGTTGAGCACTGGCTTCTTCCAACTGAGGGTGTAGTGGATAGTTTCCTGGTCGAGAGCCCAGAGACACATGAGATCACTGACTTCTGCAGCTTCTACACTCTTCcttcatctatccttggcaatcAAACTTACTCAACTTTGAAAGCTGCTTACTCGTATTATAATGTGGCTACTAAAACTCCATTGCTTCAGTTGATGAATGATGCTCTTATTGTAGCAAAACAGAAGGATTTTGATGTTTTCAATGCTTTAGATGTCATGGAGAATGACTCGTTCTTGAAGGAGCTAAAATTCGGACCAGGTGATGGGCAACTTCACTATTATCTTTATAACTATAGGGTGAAGCAAGAGCTGAAGCCGTCAGAGCTTGGTCTTGTTCTCTTGTAG
- the LOC133797245 gene encoding glycylpeptide N-tetradecanoyltransferase 1 isoform X2: MSVSKRHKFWETQPVGQFKDKEDTSLPEGPIEPPTPLPEVKQEPYNLPSQYEWTTCDMDSEETCNEVYVLLKNNYVEDDENMFRFNYSKEFVRWALRPPGFYRSWHIGVRAKASKKLVAFITGVPARIRVRDEVVKMAEINFLCVHKKLRSKRLAPVMIKEVTRRVHLENIWQAAYTAGVVLPTPITTCQYWHRSLNPKKLIDVGFSRLGARMTMSRTVKLYKLPDSSATPGFRKMELRDVPAVTRLLRNYLRQFVVAPDFDEDDVEHWLLPTEGVVDSFLVESPETHEITDFCSFYTLPSSILGNQTYSTLKAAYSYYNVATKTPLLQLMNDALIVAKQKDFDVFNALDVMENDSFLKELKFGPGDGQLHYYLYNYRVKQELKPSELGLVLL; encoded by the coding sequence ATGTCTGTTAGCAAGAGACACAAGTTTTGGGAAACCCAACCTGTTGGGCAATTCAAGGATAAGGAGGATACTAGTTTGCCTGAGGGTCCTATTGAGCCTCCAACACCATTACCTGAGGTCAAACAAGAGCCTTACAATCTGCCTAGTCAATATGAATGGACTACATGTGACATGGACTCCGAAGAGACTTGCAATGAGGTGTATGTTCTTTTGAAGAATAATTACGTTGAGGATGATGAGAACATGTTTAGATTCAACTATTCGAAGGAGTTCGTTAGGTGGGCTTTGCGCCCTCCGGGTTTCTACAGGAGCTGGCACATTGGTGTACGTGCGAAGGCTTCAAAGAAGCTTGTTGCTTTTATTACTGGAGTTCCTGCTAGGATCCGGGTTCGGGATGAGGTTGTAAAAATGGCTGAGATTAACTTCTTGTGTGTTCATAAGAAGCTCAGGTCGAAGAGACTTGCCCCTGTCATGATCAAGGAGGTTACACGGAGGGTTCACTTGGAGAATATATGGCAGGCAGCATACACTGCTGGAGTGGTTCTTCCAACTCCCATAACAACTTGCCAGTACTGGCATAGGTCTCTCAATCCAAAGAAGCTTATTGATGTTGGGTTCTCAAGGCTTGGTGCGAGGATGACCATGAGCCGAACTGTAAAGCTATACAAGTTACCAGATTCTTCAGCTACTCCTGGATTCAGAAAGATGGAACTTCGCGATGTTCCTGCAGTAACCCGGTTGCTTAGAAACTACTTGAGGCAGTTTGTTGTCGCACCggattttgatgaagatgatGTTGAGCACTGGCTTCTTCCAACTGAGGGTGTAGTGGATAGTTTCCTGGTCGAGAGCCCAGAGACACATGAGATCACTGACTTCTGCAGCTTCTACACTCTTCcttcatctatccttggcaatcAAACTTACTCAACTTTGAAAGCTGCTTACTCGTATTATAATGTGGCTACTAAAACTCCATTGCTTCAGTTGATGAATGATGCTCTTATTGTAGCAAAACAGAAGGATTTTGATGTTTTCAATGCTTTAGATGTCATGGAGAATGACTCGTTCTTGAAGGAGCTAAAATTCGGACCAGGTGATGGGCAACTTCACTATTATCTTTATAACTATAGGGTGAAGCAAGAGCTGAAGCCGTCAGAGCTTGGTCTTGTTCTCTTGTAG